The sequence below is a genomic window from Salicibibacter cibarius.
TGTTGTTCTTCTTCAAGATCAGCAAATGCTTCTCCGAATCCGTCTTGACTTACTTCATTGATTTGACGAACGCCCTGAAGAAAGATTTGTCCTCTTGTTAAAGCAGACTGAAACCCTTGACTATCTTCGCCCTGACTAAAAGGTCCCTGCATGTATTCATGAATGTTATCCCCCCATGAGCCAGCCAACTGCCGATCAATAAAATAAGGGACACCTAAACCAATGGCTCCCGGTCCGTTGTCATCTTCAGGGAATATTCTTTCCGTTGCCGCACTTAGCACATTAAAATCTGCGTCACGGGTAAAGAACATTCTCGCTTCATCAACACGATTCGTATCACCCTCTTCATCCGTGGCACCGCCGGTGTCCGTTTGCGTACCGGTTTGCCACTGATTGCCGAGAATGCCGCCAAGCAGTCCGCCCCCGACGATACCGCCGGTGACGAGCCCGGTATTTTTAATAAACGTCCGGCGACTGATTCCGGAATCGCCGTTGGTGTTGTTGTCGGTGTTATTGTTATCCGCCATCGTTTCACTCCTTTATTGTTCAGGCTTTATAAGTATATTGGTTCGTATTGTGCTTAGTTTTGTTAAAATCATACATCCCAGCCAGTATTTTTTGGAAGAATACATAAGGAGCAGGGAAAGCTTTATAAAAAGGGAGGTCTCAATCGTGGGCAAAAAATTATTGTACGGAGTTTTATCCGGGATGTTGTCATTTGCATTGTTAGTCGCATGCAACGGAGGTGGCGATGTAGATGACAGCGATATGAACGACGATATGCAAAATAATGACGAGCCGCAAGAGGACATGGAAGATATCAATATGGAAAACGATCGGCATGGCGGTGCTGGAGCTACGGAACAATCTCCGGGAGACGTTATTAATTAGAAAACTTAGCTTTTTGCCAAGCTTTTAAGGCGAAAAGCCTTAGGCCAACTTATGTAGGTAAAAATTTTTTACTTTCTTACCTACTAAAAAAAAGTTGAACAAAATCGAGATAATGGAAATTGAAACACAAGCGGGAAGGAGGATGATCTCCTCCTTCCCGCTTCAATGCGTTCTAATTTATTCCACTAGAATGTTTACA
It includes:
- a CDS encoding gluconate 2-dehydrogenase subunit 3 family protein; its protein translation is MADNNNTDNNTNGDSGISRRTFIKNTGLVTGGIVGGGLLGGILGNQWQTGTQTDTGGATDEEGDTNRVDEARMFFTRDADFNVLSAATERIFPEDDNGPGAIGLGVPYFIDRQLAGSWGDNIHEYMQGPFSQGEDSQGFQSALTRGQIFLQGVRQINEVSQDGFGEAFADLEEEQQNEILSAFEDGEVDMRGVTSPTFFNMLLQGTLQGAYSDPLYGGNRNMDGWRMKEYPGPVMSYMNEIEEEEFIVMDPISISDHHTN